In Mycosarcoma maydis chromosome 20, whole genome shotgun sequence, the genomic stretch CCGCGGAGGGCTGTTGCACTTTGGCGATCTTGTAGATGCAAGCAAAGACAACCAACAGTCGCGGCCTGGTGGGTCAagagcgatggcagcgagcaACGGAGAAAGCAGAGGCAAAACGGCCTTGGGCAGAAGATGGGAGGGCGAGGGCCGTTGAAGTGTTCTCTTCATGCCTGTGAATTGCCGAGCGTTCGTTCGCCTAAGGTTCAGATAATTCGCTCCAGTAATCGTCAGTAATCGTAAAGCTCAGTTCCTACGTGTGTATGTTGCGCGCTTGTCTCTAAAGAAAAGGGCAACAGCTTTTCCCTGGACTCTGTCCTATTCATCACACCGCTTCTTCCACCCTTTCCTTCATTCACTTATTGACAATGGCAGCTTCACGAGCCGTTGTGAGAGTTCCTGGAGCTCCCCTGCTGGAGCGAGCTTGCCTTCTCATCGAAGCGTATCGAGTCCATTGGAGAGATACCATGGTTCGCGCTGACAAAAGCGGAGATGATGACCTGTACGGTGAAGCCGCTGGTCCTCTGTACGACTGCCGGGCGTTTCAAGGCGCCATCGATCCAGAACGGTTCGACAACGCAATGAGGGAACACGGTGAGTGTTCACAACAACCTCAAGTCTTCTATGCCTACCATAGTACTGACAGTATCCTTGCTTTCTAACGCGTGGCAGGAGGGCAAACCAACGACGACCGCTTCTCGGAACAGGATAGAATTGCTGAACTTCTCTCAATCCACAAAAACACGAAAGCACGATTTGCTCTGGCAGAGGCGATCCTTCTCGACCAGCAGACAAAGAAGACAGAGGATCAAGAAAGAAAGACGAGGGGGTATGATGCCTTCCTTCGATTCTTGTCAACCCCAGGAGTGGATGACAAATTCATTGACGTAGCGGTAGAGGTGTGATGTCACCCTGGCCGTCGAAGTAGAATACTTTTGCAACTCTCTTCATTGTATCTGATTCTGATAGCTGTCACGCACGAAGGGATGAACCCCCACACAACACGACAGCAGGACTGAGACGCGAGGTTCCAGTCGAGTTGGAGATGCGTTGACTTCTGTGGTGCGGTAGCTCGGAGTGTCTCGAAGCACAGAGAGGAGTTGCGTTCACTTTGATATCGTGGAACCTATTTAAGCGAGCACCGCCCGCTTCCTTGCACGGAACCCTGTCGCCAAATATCGCATCGTTCAACTCTCTTCCCCTCGCGGATCTACTGGCGTTATAGCACTTGTCAGATCGCAGGTTTCGCCGTTTCCACAAAAATCGCAGGTGCCCGTCTCGGACTTGCTGCATTATGCGATCGCCCTACGTGACGCCAGTGTTCATTCCTGGACAAGTGCTTGTCTCTGTAGTCCGCATAACAACAAGTCGATCGGCACAATCTGCCGTGATGTACGTAGACCAGCACATCTTTTAGCGGACTGTAAGGGGTCGTTGTGGCATGTTCTCCCTTCTGATGAGGTCTTGCGAAACAACTCCGGAAGAAGGCTCGGCAATGGTGCTCCGCCGACCTCTCAGTTGGGCTGCCTCTCGAGCATTTCTCTTAAAGCCTTTTGTGGATCACCGAGGAGCACCCAGAAGACGCAACCCGGTCAAGAGTCGCCTCAACGTCCTGTAGGGTCATCTCCGGGCAAACAGCACCTCAAACACACACTTGCAAAAGAGCTAGACCaaagcgacgagcacgacAAGGCTATATACGCAGCTCCTCGTCAAACTTCTACCAGTGTCCTTGTCCCTCTTCAGCCCCGTCTTTGTGTTTGTCTCCTTTCTAGCCAAACAAACCTTCTCTCTCACGCAACTTCAGATGCGTTTCGGCGTCGTACTCACTACCCTCCTCTACGCCGCTCTTTCTGCTAAGGCTGTAAAGCTGTATAGGACCGGCAACGCTTCTACGGCAGTCCCTAAACTCCGTGATGGCGACTTCAAGGAGCCGGAACATGGCATCATTCCTCCTTCCGATTCAGTAGGCGTAAGTAGATCGATCTTGCGACTCGGGCGAGACGGGATCAAGGCTGACATTCACACCATTTTAGCTCTCTTGTGATTCCGTGCGAGCCAACGGATTGGGAGGATGCAAGAAGAATTGCTGGAGCATCGACTCTTCGGCCTTCTTCAACAATCTCAAAGCCATCGAGAATCCCACCGCCTGTCACTTCAACCAAGGATATCCACCGTCCCCTGTCCTGTCTGCTCCGAGTCCTGGCCTATGCGCTGAACGCCATCCTCCACGGCGAGACTCCCCTCCTCATTGTGATGGCCACAGGATCAGGCAAGTCGGCCCTCTTCACGGCTCCCCTCTTCTGGCTGCGGCCGGCATcagtggtggtggtggtggtggtgccgTTTGTTGCGCTCATCGAGGATCTCATCCACCAAAGCAGAGGGATTGGCATTGTGGCCAGCAAGTGGGCAGGCTACCGGTGCTCCGACAAGGTGGAAGGAAGTGCTCTTGTCTTCGTTGCAGCAGAGAACTGCTACTCGGAGCCGTTTGGGCTGTGGATCCAGAGTctccagcagcaagagcggctGGCTGCCCTCTTCTTTGATGAATGCCACGTCGCCATCACACAAGTGCACTTCCGGCCAGTGAtggacaagatcaagcgGTTGATGTCAAGTGTGGCGATGCCTCTATACTTCCTCACTGCCACGCTGCCACCGTCCATGGTGACCTCCTTCAAGGAGTCCCTGATGCTCCCACAAGACGATGCAGGTCTGATCCGGGCCGCCACCAACCGCAAGAACGTCTCTTACTTGGTGAAGCAGGTGGCATCAACAGCACAACTGCCATTCTGCCTCCAGAGTTTGCTGCGTGCTCATCCCTGCGGTCCGGTGATGGTGTTTTGCAAGTCAAAAAGCAATGCAGAGATGCTGGCTGGCGACCTTGGCTGCCCCTTTGTGGCatccgagatcgaggctgAGCGCAAGATGGCCACGCTCCAGGCATGGCTCACGTGCGCAGCCACCGAGACCGGAGACACGCTACGCTTCATGGTGGGCACTTCTGCCATTGGCACCGGCACCCACCCACCTCATGTTCAGCTTGTGGCTCAATACGGTGACGCCTGGGACTTGGTCAGTTATGTCCAAGAGTCCGGCCGGGCGGGTCGAAGCGGTGGTCCAGCCTctgcggtgctgctggcaacCCAGCGTGCGCATGAGGTCACCCTTCAGGAGTACATCCAGGAGAAGATGTGCTGGCGCTCGGTCCTTTCCACGTATCTGGATGGCATGCCGGTGACGTGCCTCAGCCAGCCTGAGCTGGCCCTCTGCGATCTCTGCAAGTGTCACGTTGCTGGACCCTCCACACCGCCTGCAAAGGGGATTGGCCTGGACTCGCCTCCACCGTCAGAGAAGCGGGACCCGTGCAGCAGGCAGGTGCTTGATGGTTTCGCCGCAACTGCATGGACACTGCAGGAGCCAAGTCCAGGCCCATTGACCTTTGACAACCCGGCCTTCGACCATGCACTGCTCCCAGATACTCCGCCCAAGGTGGATGCCACCAGGATCAAGGCGTTACTGGATGGCTTCACCACCATGTGCACCCTCTGCTATCTCTTCTGCTGCCAGCACACGTGTCACGGTTCGAAGGGGATCCACCACCGCTCTCAAGACTGCGATTGCTGGAagatgctgccaaggaaCGACGGTGAGCGGATCAACGGCTCCTACATTGGCAGGATCAAGGCACGCATCCAGAAGGCCAAGAACATTGCATGCTTCTCGTGCTTGGTGCCGATCCGGATTTGCCAccgcggcagcagcacggaCGGCCAGACGTGGTGTACTCGACGGTATGCTGATATCGTCTTACCggttgttgctgctgtcttACGCAGCGAGGATCACTATGCAGAGGTGATGCAGCGGCTTGGGTGCACCTTCACCAGCGTCAGCCATGTGGAGCAAACGCTTGGTACGTCGGTCCCATACTAAGGGGAGCGTGTTCTCCTTGCGTTTGCCCTCtttgtcgctgctgtcgaaGCTGTTGTATGATTACAGTGTAACGTCCATCCATCCCAGCGATCATTGGATGGACGGTGAGCTGTGAGCTGAGGGGGTTGTCACAAGAGTGCAGGCATGGGCTTGAAGAGACTCCATGCCTCCCGACACTGCTGACGATAGGCTTGGTGCCCATCGTCAGAGGGATCGCAGGCACGGCCACCGTCTCCTTTCCACTTGGCAACGTCGGAGGACATGTTCATGGTCATCGAGCCGCGTGTCTCTCCAtcgaggagaggagagtTGACGTGGTGGAGGATGTGGGAAGGAAAGATGCTTCTGGTTGCAGATGCTGATCGATCGCTTAGGGCACCACTGCACAGCTTCCAGCGCTGTTTGCCAGCCAAAGCATCTTGGGTACGTTGAAAAGGATGTGCACTGCTTGACAGCTCGCCTTGGCCGCTGCTCTCATTTTGGGGTGCAAGTCCCCGTACCACTGTAGCACGGCTGTACGGTACGGTACACAGCACAGCCTTCCACACAAGACTAGAACGCAGATTGTACAGCTTGGCTATGCATCCTATCCAGGGACCATCCATCGTGTAGGGTTACATCTCCTAGCCGTAGGCAGTGGCCGCGTAAGTAATGGACAGCTGTTGGCGGGTGTCAAGGACCGGGTGCCTGACTTCCGAGCTCGTACGTAGACTTGCCTTCGCTTCGAAGTCAACTGAGCTCGTACACCGCGGATTCTTGCTGTCGAAGTCGACGGGTCCTTGTGGCCACCCCGTTCAGAGGCGGCGTGGCACGCGCTGGCGACGTTGAAGGTCTTGGAGAGGTTGATAAGGCTCTCGTACGAAGCCTGGGTGGCCTAGTGACTAGTACGAGAGTGGGTGGTCAGCGACGATCTGTGTCGACGCCAACGTTGAGGGTGTTGAGGCTGGTGTAGGTTCCAGACTCGCGGTTGAGGTGCCGCTACGGTGTAGGTGCCGTACGCTAGTGGAGGTTCTAGCTGCCGAACTGTCGATCGCACGAGTATATACTGCAATGGGATTCGATTGCAGTAGACGGACTGAAAAGACTGTAGACTGAGCTTATGCTACGTAAAGAATATGATATGATATGATATGATAGAGTGGATGGGTTTTCACCCTTCCACAAGTGTGAGTCGAGAGACTATATAGTGCGGCCAGCGCTGACAGCGACGCCTCTAGCCTCGCTGGTCTGCTCCCCCTCTTCTTGCTTGACCCACGACTTCCACATGAACCTGCAGAGGTGACGTGACAGCTACGCTCggtcctcctcctcgcaCCCCTATTCACGATCGGTGCCCAGCCATGGCCGCCACCATCGCCTGCTACTATTCTAGCCGCCGTATGCGCCGAACAAGGCTTTAGCCCTCGTTGGTGGCGTCGTCCTTTTGCTTGCGTGACTTCTTCGGCTGCGATCGCTCTACGCAGGtgagctcgaagctgagGCCCTCCTCCGTTCGAAGTCACTCGACCTTGAACCCAGGAACGGCTTGCGTTCGAGGTGGGTTCTTTCCACACCGACACCCCCTCCGGCTCCACTAACTATCTCGGTGATCGCCTGCGACCACCTTGTGCATCCTCCACACCTTCCTTGGACGTCACCCTGTAACACATACTTCCTACAGCGCACAGTCACTTGTGCAACAAAGGGAGTTGGCCGGCCCCGTTGTTGCAGCCGGTCTGACCGCGGGTACCAGTCAGCTGGAGGGCCGTCCCCTGTCAAAAAGGTGGCTTGGGCTGTCAGGTAAGGCAGCGGTGTGGGGGTGACGGCCAGCCGTCTCCAGCCAAACTTGCGTAGTGGCCGTCAACCACTTGGCCAGTGTTCGCAGAGCAACGGCCGCTTTGAAGCGACGGCTGGCCGTCTCCCGCCAAAATGGCGAGGCGGCCGTATGGCACTTGAGCAGTGTCCGCAAAGGGACGGCCCCTTCGAAGGGACGGCCGGCCGTCTCCAGCCAAAAAAGCTGGATTGGGCCGTAAGGCACGTGAGCAGTGTCTTAATTTCCAtccaattcgtgattcacgtcGCGCGGCTGTCCGAAATTTCAAACCGTGCCCGCGACGGCCCCGGGCCTAGGGTTAGGGTTGACTCTCAGCGTCGAGACCAAGCTTAGAAGCAATCAAAGAGTTCGATCCCTGAAGAGGAGCACCTCCTGAACGAGCTTGAACAGACGCTCATGTCTGCAGTCTTGGGACCGCTACGCAGTCTCTTGCGTCCGATACTTTCTTGTCGCCAACTTATCTCCAATCAATCACCCTAACCCAAACCCTCACCCTAATTTTAATTTTAATTTTAATTTTAATTTTAATTTTAATTTTAATTTTAATTACATATGAACTGATCCGTGTCCCTAGATCGCGCCAGAAAACAAGGTTCACCCATGTCTTATACACCCATCTTCCTTTCTGGCGCGCTCAGGACAGTTCGCTTAGCGTTCGCCGACGCCTTCGTTTCCCACCCTTCTCCGTACGCAGCATGTACTTTTGCTCTCTCGGTGCTCAACCGGCTCCCCTGCGGGGGCCTGTGAGCTTTGGAGCCACAGAGCCTCGTAGCTCCACCCGCAATCTATGATGTGTCTCTATGTCTCGTCTCGCCTCATATGATCTCACCCTCTCTTTTGCTCTATTCTGGGTGTCTAGGGTCGGAAAGATTGCTGTTAGCTCATAACATCCTGCATACTTAGTGTGGCAACTTTGGCTAACCTCACACCAGTCTCGTGATGTCTCGTTGCCGACGAAAGCGGCGGCACCGCCGGCAAATTGCCGCAATCTTGGCCGAGGTAACTCCATCCATCAACTTGTTCGAGTATCTATCTACATAACCTACGCCTTCCATCTCTTCAGCATAGCACCACGACACGCTGAGCACACCACGCCATTCTCCGAGTTGCCCCGCCGTCACGGATGACAGCAATCCGCAAGTTGGTCCACTTCATGCTCTTAGTCTGATCATCGCAATAACGACCGGGAATCTCGTTTGCTTCCAGAAAAACCAGTTCGGCGACTCGCAAGCGCTCTGAGAACCTAGCATAGTGATCTGGTGGCAGAAGCACCGACATCGGATGTCAAACGAGTCGTCAAGTCCACATGCTGCGGGCTCACCCAAACACCAGCTGGTCACCATCCCATCTAAGAGCATCACTGACAATTaagcaggtcgagcagcCTGGAAAGCGTCGCTGCACTGTGCTTCTGTTCGCAAAGCTCATCTCCTAACGAAAGGATAAGAGCCCTTTTTttcacacacacacgcaccTACACACAACGTGCACCACTTACACTCATCCTCTTTAACATAAACACTGACCAAGATGGCTTACCAGAGAATTTCTAAGTCGGCAACCCCATCTATGGAGAGCCAGTCACAAGACCCCTACATCGCGCAAGATCCTTCAGTGACATCCCAGTCCGAACGAATGGACGACGACTTTGCGCAGCCTGAACAGCACACATCACAGGCCCTCTTATCTCGAATCGAACACAATCCAGCTGCTACACGCGTGTTCTGGTTCTTTGTGGGTCTTACTTGCGGTGCAGTCATCTCGGCAATCGTGATCATCCCCATTTATCAATCATGAAGCGACTTCTACTTAACCTTACCTTTCTGGCATCTGTATGCGCTGTGCTAGCAGCTTGGGCATCCCAGCTGCTGTGGTATAGTTTTGGAAACATCACTGGAGGCCTGAACGCAATTGCAGGAAGCTGTCCTAAGAATCCAAGAGCCTCCTGTGCCATTGGTGCGATTCAATTTGTCATGGGAGTGAttggagcagctgcaggtgcGTACGGTACCTACTTTGGAGCGTTCAAACGTGACCTTGACGGCTCGCCTGTCTACCACATCCACGAAAAGCCGAAATGGCCCACTCGTTCTTTCAAACGCGGCGTGGACCTCAGCGATATGCTCCGCCAGCACAACGCATCGGTACCTGCCAAGATTGTGTATCATCATCTCGATGGAAGTGAGACTGTAGGTCTTTACCACTTTAACTCGGAGACGAGAATGCACCACACATTTGCTGATATGGCGCTGACTCACAACCTGACTCGGCGCGAGGTGGTTGGTGGTAATGACGGTTATGGGGGCTCAATCCATGACGACAACACTGCGACTTACAGGAATGTGGCGCATGGAAGAGGCGACACAAATGAATGGGCACAACTTGCCTACGATCAAATGGACGGAGGCAACAACGATTCTGTCTGCATGGGAATGGTTGATCCTGATAACAACGAAAACGTTGCCGTCGTCCGTTTGCAGCCTGCCACCAACGGTGATTATAACGGCCTGAACACTAACGCTTGCAATGGCCATGGTTTCCGCAAAAGACAACCCATACCGGAATCAGATGGAATCATTTGCCAGCAACTTTGCGTCGTCACCTCTGGTCCGAAGAGCCAGTGCCTCGAAGCCGGCGGTGGTTGCCTCGCTACGAACGGGGCCTGCGGTGCCAACCTCAACCAGCCAACACGAGCTTGCGACGGCATCGTCTGCGGTATGCGACGCCAGTGCGATTGACGGTTTGCATCCATCAAGGTTCTCTCGTCATTGATTGCTTAGCCATCTGACTCTACTCAGCTCCGCTCACAAGTCGCTCAAATTGTCGCGATTTCGACTTGTCAAGTCCCTGATTCTCTATGCCCTTAAAGATTCTTCAACAGAATCCCGTTTTTCATGATCCATCTGCTGTATGTACTTACGAAGCTGTTCACCAAGCTGTGACATTCAAATTTCTCAAATCTACTTCGAAATCGTCAGATGTATCGAATTGCTTTTCTGCACAAGAAAAGGACAAATTCGAAGATTAACGTATCGTGCGTAATACTAGACCGTGTGTCGTTGTTGTCCAAAACTCTCCCGCCAAATGCCCATTTTACGCACTTTTTGGACCATCAGTTCTCCATCACATCTGCATGTTAGGAGACACGGATTGGTGCAAAGTGATATTTGATAGCAGAAGAGAACCACGATCAACTTTCTGGAAGGGAACAGCAGCATGGTGAGGTGTGAGTGCTCCGGGAAAATTGTGAGATGACTGAAAATTGATGGTCCCCAGTTCCGAGACTCGAAGATGAATCAAAAAAAAATGCAACTGCTGTCCCTGTATCCAATTGCCTCCACATCTTTTGACAGcttctcgtcatcgtcacAAGCAATGGTTGCCTGATCAGCACACGGCAATGAGGTCTCCATCCCCATTCAAGCGCAACGGCTCGCCAGCCAAGCACAGCTCAAGCCCTTCACAGAGCAAGCGCACCAAAGCATACCGCTTGTTCACAGCAGCGTGTACAGCAGACAAAGAGGCACGGACCCAAAGTGCAATCAAAGCCCTCGAAGCAACATCAAGTCGGACGTGATCTTCAACATGGATAAAACAGGCTTCATGCTTGGAATTGGTGCAAGGTAGCATGTTGTTGTCCCAAAAGGACAGGTCCACTTCAAGGGAGGTTTTGGAAACCGACAGAGTGCCATTGTAATCGAGTGCACTGGCTCAGCTGGACATGTGTTGCCGCCACTTGTCATCAATGCTGGAAAGATTCACGAGACGGTGAATTCAGACGCATGGTGAAAATTGGTGACAACTTGAAGAAGGAGAACTATTGTACAAGCAATGCAATTGCTGTTCATtggctcgagcagatctTCAATGTTCACAGTCAATGCGGTCAAGGAGAAGAGTGGCGActtctccttctcgatGGACATAGCTCCCATGTATCAAGCATATTCGTCGACGCCTCTTGGGCCAGGGGCCTCGCACCCATTTGCTTTCCTCCTCATGTCACTCACATCGTGCAGCAAGTCGACAGAGCCCCTTTCTGCAGCTCTTGACTATTTGCCTGGATGCAACATCATCTACAACGGCCCGAACTCCGGGCGAGGATTACGACCGGGCTGTGACCCGAGCAAAGTCCCTGTGATGCCTTGGAGCAAAATCTTCGGGAAGAACGcgatcagcatcagcaccaaGTCCAAGATGAGCATGTCTTCGATATCCAAGACGACCAGTTCCAAGAGCCAATCCACGAGTACGACCAACTCCAAGCCTGGTACGACGGCCAAGAAAGAAAAGCTGACTTCGACTCGCGAGAAACGCCATCCCACTAGGTTGACTTTGGGTCACTGATTTGCTGATTTgcatgctcgacgaggcttGGCCAGGCCAGCTGTTTCAAGCAGCGGTGCAGTCTAGCCCGGACCAAGCAGAACGGTAGAAGCAATGAGTCGACTTTGCTGTCAAAGCATAGTCCATGTCCCTGACCCATTGTACAGCGCAAGGCGCATGCCAATCGTGAGTTCGAGGATTTGGGCGCATCCCGCTTGGTCACGCCAAGCTTTGTCGCAAGCAACACCAAACCGCTTGTCGACTGGCTCATACATGTACTCTCTCACGTTTCTCCGGCCCTCTCGTCAAACGCTAGTCTCGCTAGCCTTACCGAGTGGACAAACGGCGCGTCACGAATGCTTCCTACTATCTGTCTCGTTGTGCGTATTCCATGGTCGGATGTTCCGTGTTTGTGTTCCGTGAGGCAACAATGCaagaagcaagaagcgtggaGTGgtgatcgtgaatcacgattttcaATGCTCTTTTTTAACCAGGGTTAATGAGGccatattcacgattttgttTTGTTACAAGTTAAATTTACGATTGGCTCTCCacaaaattcacgatctgGCAACTACAGAACAGACCAAATTGGGAGCGACTGCGTCAACAGGATGCTCTTAGTGATCAGATGCAGTTGCAGggtcaatcacgaatcttaCGATTGGCGGTACCGACCAGTGAGGTGGGTTGCCTACAAGACAAAACCCTGCCGCAGaacgtgattcgtgattaagCTTTCCAGACTCTAGTATCTTCTCACTTGCGATATTCGCCCATCTGCGGCCACAGGGACGTGAGAATACGACATCCCGTTCGATCTGGGTATATATCTGCGGCCATAGAGACTTGAAAATACCGCATCCcgttcgatctgcgcagtcaagcaagtcgtcgccTAGTCAGTACTGCGGTGGGGGACCACGCGGGAATCctaggtgctgcagttACTTTTTGTTTGGGGAAAGGCCCCGTAGCTTAGTCTTTATACTAGCCGAGAAACCGTTTGTTCTACATTCAAGTTAGGGAGGGTAAATCTTGCTCTATCCTCCGTGAGGTCTTGCAGGTTCACGCATCATACTCAGTCCTTTATCTCGTATGACTCTTCTGAACCACTCCTCGGACTGATTCCCTTAACAAAAAAATGAATACATACAAACA encodes the following:
- a CDS encoding uncharacterized protein (related to ATP-dependent DNA helicase RecQ), producing MATGSGKSALFTAPLFWLRPASVVVVVVVPFVALIEDLIHQSRGIGIVASKWAGYRCSDKVEGSALVFVAAENCYSEPFGLWIQSLQQQERLAALFFDECHVAITQVHFRPVMDKIKRLMSSVAMPLYFLTATLPPSMVTSFKESLMLPQDDAGLIRAATNRKNVSYLVKQVASTAQLPFCLQSLLRAHPCGPVMVFCKSKSNAEMLAGDLGCPFVASEIEAERKMATLQAWLTCAATETGDTLRFMVGTSAIGTGTHPPHVQLVAQYGDAWDLVSYVQESGRAGRSGGPASAVLLATQRAHEVTLQEYIQEKMCWRSVLSTYLDGMPVTCLSQPELALCDLCKCHVAGPSTPPAKGIGLDSPPPSEKRDPCSRQVLDGFAATAWTLQEPSPGPLTFDNPAFDHALLPDTPPKVDATRIKALLDGFTTMCTLCYLFCCQHTCHGSKGIHHRSQDCDCWKMLPRNDGERINGSYIGRIKARIQKAKNIACFSCLVPIRICHRGSSTDGQTWCTRRYADIVLPVVAAVLRSEDHYAEVMQRLGCTFTSVSHVEQTLGTSVPY